One part of the Aphis gossypii isolate Hap1 unplaced genomic scaffold, ASM2018417v2 Contig00539, whole genome shotgun sequence genome encodes these proteins:
- the LOC126554562 gene encoding uncharacterized protein LOC126554562, translating to MQGVLQSVDINIQTSCGLLEQAIGSLSELRQNYNDIVKIANDLCSKWGISSKFPSQRQQFTKLHFDEIDGDRRLKITKENFRIEIFYPVVDTALAQLRNRFKGLKVIVSTFEFLNPTLLRSTEENYLIKCSFDFIQHYKSDVTSDFTRQLLTFCDVLTACIIFLIIPVTVASAERSFSKLKLIKNYLRNSTSQERLRI from the exons ATGCAAGGTGTTTTACAAAgtgttgatataaatattcaaacttCTTGTGGTCTTCTTGAGCAAGCAATTGGATCATTATCAGAATTGCGACAGAATTACAATGACATTGTTAAAATTGCTAATGATTTATGTTCTAAATGGGGTATTTCATCTAAATTTCCATCACAACGTCAACAATTTaccaaattacattttgatgAAATCGATGGTGACAGaaggttaaaaataacaaaagaaaactttagaattgaaatattttatcctGTTGTAGATACTGCTTTAGCACAACTAAGAAATAGATTTAAAGGATTAAAAGTAATCGTATcgacttttgaatttttaaatccaaCTCTTCTAAGAAGTActgaagaaaattatttaataaaatgttcttttgattttattcaacattatAAGTCAGATGTGACTTCAGATTTTACTCGACAGTTACTAA CTTTTTGTGATGTTCTAACagcttgtataatttttttgataattcctGTTACTGTGGCTTCAGCAGAAAGATCTTTTTCCAaacttaaattgataaaaaattacttgagGAATTCTACTTCTCAAGAAAGGTTAA ggaTATGA